Proteins encoded in a region of the Zea mays cultivar B73 chromosome 4, Zm-B73-REFERENCE-NAM-5.0, whole genome shotgun sequence genome:
- the LOC103654024 gene encoding protein FAM32A-like has product MLEYQNVIGGRLQLKGKALNVKDGGVKKKKKYQREESSQTEFDKNGDERNPHSDYDHLTPAERRYMEQKQKIDMKKMAKVANKSYKDRMQDFNQYLANLSEHYDIPKVGPG; this is encoded by the coding sequence ATGTTGGAATACCAAAATGTCATTGGAGGACGGCTGCAGCTGAAGGGTAAAGCGTTGAATGTGAAGGATGGTGGagtaaagaaaaagaagaagtaccAGCGTGAGGAGTCGTCTCAGACTGAATTTGATAAGAATGGAGACGAAAGGAACCCACATTCTGACTATGACCATCTCACACCAGCAGAGCGCCGCTACATGGAACAGAAGCAGAAGATCGACATGAAGAAGATGGCCAAAGTCGCAAACAAGTCGTACAAGGACCGCATGCAGGACTTCAACCAGTACCTGGCTAACCTCAGCGAGCACTATGACATCCCCAAAGTTGGTCCTGGCTAA